One Bdellovibrionales bacterium DNA segment encodes these proteins:
- a CDS encoding DEAD/DEAH box helicase — protein sequence MKFEKYHLSEDILRNLHDLGFFRTTDIQYKAIPSIQKGEDVLAIAQTGTGKTAAFAIPIINGIHANKASKRALGIKCLVMVPTRELAQQIGEVFNSIAKHTKVRAFAVFGGVEQDAQIKKLQDGIDVLIATPGRMFELIREEYMNLHHIETLVLDEADRMLDLGFIDDVQAVKKRLPRNHQTLFFSATINAEIKKLAYSQVRSSAIRIQISPEDPVSKNITHSVMFVEMDDKRFFLAEFIQQNPEGKFIIFVRTRVRAERVAKALERAEISSRTLHGEKDQTDRMEVLRDFRNGKFNILIATDVSARGIDINDVTHVINYDLPENPENYVHRIGRTGRGFNKGIAVSFCAQEEKPLLADIEEAIGKQIDVMKVSKAGYEMITKPIDLGLDLKALIESEEARMEAAKKRRKKKKR from the coding sequence ATGAAATTCGAAAAATACCACCTCTCCGAAGACATCCTCCGCAACCTCCATGACCTCGGATTTTTCCGCACGACGGATATTCAGTATAAAGCCATTCCTTCAATCCAAAAGGGCGAGGACGTTTTAGCCATCGCTCAAACCGGAACTGGTAAAACGGCGGCCTTTGCAATTCCGATCATCAATGGAATTCACGCCAATAAAGCAAGTAAGCGTGCCTTGGGTATTAAATGCCTTGTGATGGTCCCTACCCGTGAATTAGCGCAACAAATTGGTGAAGTATTTAATTCGATCGCCAAACACACCAAAGTTCGTGCTTTTGCTGTGTTTGGCGGCGTTGAGCAAGATGCCCAGATCAAAAAGCTTCAAGACGGAATTGATGTCTTGATCGCAACTCCGGGCCGTATGTTTGAACTCATCCGTGAAGAGTATATGAATCTCCACCACATCGAGACGCTGGTATTGGACGAAGCCGATCGCATGTTGGATTTAGGTTTCATTGATGACGTTCAGGCGGTTAAAAAAAGACTGCCACGCAATCACCAGACTTTGTTCTTCTCTGCAACAATCAATGCTGAAATCAAAAAGCTCGCGTACTCTCAAGTTCGTAGCAGTGCGATTCGTATTCAGATTTCTCCGGAAGATCCGGTTTCTAAGAACATCACTCACTCTGTGATGTTTGTTGAAATGGATGACAAGCGTTTCTTCTTGGCCGAGTTCATCCAGCAAAATCCTGAAGGTAAGTTTATCATCTTCGTTCGTACTCGCGTTCGCGCCGAACGTGTGGCGAAGGCGCTTGAGCGCGCCGAGATTTCTTCACGCACTTTGCATGGTGAAAAAGACCAGACCGACCGCATGGAGGTCTTGCGTGATTTCCGCAATGGCAAATTCAATATTTTGATTGCAACGGATGTCAGTGCGCGCGGCATAGATATCAACGATGTCACGCATGTGATTAACTACGATCTTCCGGAAAATCCAGAGAACTACGTTCATCGTATCGGCCGCACCGGCCGTGGTTTCAATAAAGGCATCGCCGTTTCTTTCTGCGCTCAAGAGGAAAAGCCGCTGCTCGCAGATATCGAAGAAGCCATCGGCAAACAGATCGACGTCATGAAGGTCAGCAAAGCCGGTTATGAAATGATCACAAAGCCTATAGACCTTGGTTTGGACTTAAAAGCCTTGATCGAGTCTGAAGAGGCCCGAATGGAAGCCGCCAAGAAGCGCCGTAAGAAAAAGAAGCGCTAA
- a CDS encoding DUF1328 domain-containing protein — MLRAAIAFFILALVAFIFGANGIAGVSMEIGRILLGVFLILAVVSFIISLVSGRGGNKRIL, encoded by the coding sequence ATGTTACGCGCAGCTATTGCATTCTTTATTCTGGCTCTCGTTGCTTTTATCTTCGGAGCTAACGGAATTGCGGGTGTCTCGATGGAGATTGGTCGCATTCTTCTCGGGGTCTTCCTCATTCTAGCAGTTGTTTCGTTCATCATCTCCCTGGTTTCAGGGCGAGGAGGAAACAAGAGGATACTTTAG
- a CDS encoding substrate-binding domain-containing protein — translation MNIVYAAKNTGEAEKKWNEDKTIDAWLVFNIWGTRNPDTAEIVKTEPELTIYRSMGTALAKGTKQKALAEEFVKYLEADSCRKIFVKEGWSQ, via the coding sequence ATGAATATCGTCTATGCCGCAAAGAACACTGGTGAGGCTGAAAAGAAGTGGAACGAAGATAAGACGATCGATGCGTGGCTTGTGTTTAATATCTGGGGCACAAGAAATCCTGATACGGCCGAGATTGTGAAAACAGAACCGGAGCTCACGATCTATCGCTCGATGGGCACGGCCCTTGCGAAGGGCACCAAACAGAAAGCGTTGGCAGAGGAGTTTGTAAAATATCTCGAAGCCGACAGTTGCCGTAAAATCTTTGTAAAAGAAGGTTGGTCTCAGTAA
- a CDS encoding DUF4423 domain-containing protein, producing MLHQYLLQEFERRSRTNPKYSLRAFARDLEIHSGTLSSILHQRRAVGTKVLAHLLKKLPLTAMEKKRMLSELVAPASVRSDKFPVIGEEALSIIKDWEHFAILSYLQIRKAKKTPMDIAKALHLPQAKVLRALSNLERTDLLKREGDQYKITQKNLATSNGIPSAALREAHAQYIDKAKSALNDFTTTERDITGRTFAIARKNLPKAKELIQQFRSDLSELLANGEADEVYRLNIQLFPLTHTKHAEN from the coding sequence ATGCTGCATCAATACCTTCTCCAAGAATTTGAACGCCGAAGCCGTACAAATCCCAAGTATTCTCTGAGAGCCTTTGCGCGCGACTTAGAAATCCACTCGGGCACCCTTTCTAGCATCCTTCATCAGCGCCGCGCGGTGGGCACAAAGGTGCTTGCGCATCTTCTGAAGAAATTACCGCTGACTGCGATGGAAAAGAAAAGAATGCTTTCCGAGCTGGTGGCGCCTGCATCCGTAAGATCTGACAAATTCCCAGTCATTGGCGAAGAAGCTCTCAGCATCATCAAGGACTGGGAACATTTCGCCATCTTGTCTTACCTGCAGATTCGCAAAGCTAAAAAGACTCCTATGGATATCGCGAAGGCACTGCACCTGCCGCAAGCCAAAGTCCTTCGCGCCCTCTCAAACCTTGAAAGAACCGATTTGCTGAAGCGTGAAGGCGACCAATATAAAATCACTCAAAAGAACTTAGCGACATCGAATGGAATTCCAAGTGCGGCACTGCGCGAAGCTCATGCACAGTATATCGATAAAGCTAAAAGCGCGCTCAACGACTTTACGACGACGGAACGTGATATTACAGGCCGAACTTTTGCAATTGCCAGGAAGAATCTGCCAAAGGCAAAAGAACTCATCCAACAATTCCGCTCAGACCTTTCAGAGCTTCTCGCGAATGGCGAAGCGGACGAAGTCTATCGACTCAATATTCAGCTATTCCCCCTCACTCACACTAAGCATGCGGAGAATTAA
- a CDS encoding alpha/beta hydrolase produces MVFNSLIAIGIVVFGLLPTTARAEIQELPLYSRFYTDLKAPEKNSKEIVFIHGMYTTPLAWSQWIGVFEQAGYKVSAPAWPLHDGSVEEQRKPEHLKALGQLTFEQVLNHYRNILKQKTVKPILIGHSMGGLVAQILLSEGLAQGAIAIETAPPFGVITTQEVFFRSNAEVFDFFKPATMPIQLSLDFFSEAFLNTQPAATHKEIYERYYVPESRQIGRGPLTFQAKIDFTKPRGPLLLIAGGADRVLPAELNYKNFLAYKNTPADTEFVQTFGRDHTTIFSPGWEHVAKITLDWIDQQFAD; encoded by the coding sequence ATGGTTTTCAACTCGCTCATCGCCATAGGGATTGTGGTCTTCGGACTCCTGCCCACGACAGCCCGGGCAGAGATCCAAGAGCTTCCCCTTTACAGCCGTTTCTATACGGACCTGAAGGCCCCTGAAAAGAACTCCAAAGAAATCGTCTTCATTCATGGCATGTACACGACGCCCCTTGCGTGGAGCCAGTGGATCGGAGTCTTTGAGCAGGCAGGGTACAAGGTCTCAGCCCCCGCATGGCCTCTGCATGACGGCAGCGTCGAAGAACAGCGCAAGCCTGAGCACCTGAAGGCTCTTGGCCAACTCACCTTCGAGCAAGTTCTAAATCATTACAGAAATATTTTAAAACAGAAGACAGTAAAACCTATTTTGATCGGCCACTCGATGGGCGGGCTCGTTGCGCAAATCCTTTTAAGCGAAGGCCTTGCCCAAGGAGCAATTGCGATCGAAACGGCGCCGCCTTTTGGGGTGATTACAACTCAAGAAGTGTTTTTTAGATCTAATGCCGAGGTCTTTGACTTTTTTAAACCAGCAACAATGCCGATCCAGCTAAGTTTAGATTTTTTCTCAGAAGCTTTTCTAAATACTCAGCCCGCGGCGACTCACAAAGAAATTTACGAACGCTATTATGTTCCCGAATCAAGACAGATTGGCCGCGGACCTCTGACGTTTCAAGCAAAAATTGATTTTACGAAGCCCCGTGGGCCGTTGCTGTTGATCGCTGGCGGAGCAGATCGCGTCCTACCGGCTGAGCTGAACTACAAAAACTTTCTCGCCTACAAGAACACTCCCGCTGATACTGAGTTTGTCCAAACCTTCGGGCGTGACCACACGACGATCTTTAGTCCCGGCTGGGAACACGTCGCGAAGATCACGCTCGATTGGATTGATCAGCAATTCGCGGATTAA
- a CDS encoding glycosyl hydrolase 53 family protein: MQIRGNLLITSVLTLFSASAMAITIGKPGANKVIDKNHLTIEVNGSCQANQHVRVEAFDRAGRATSQVWVFCEPWGFSAPLNISSMADGSVRVHAFQIINNKMQDTSVYINKSTAVAPTPTPTPVPIATPTPTPVASSGKMLWGVNGHDIRAVYQLSQSEAVFKMLAAKNLRTYRVDVTYTNTIILDTLIPLSKQYGIKLRPMFYPMTKDQAYNIAKKYGKDLEIIEIGNELNLQGKIGAQDRINEMMETYKGIKQAATELGINIKTSINVTNCNSDDTSPSGRCPNDRNGDMWFLDMAKASGFNFDVVTFHYYPWYGNKGYWFDMYLGQMRAMATKYKVPIYLNETNCAEVYRGNQDGGFAGDKGCYDSMNEFFTEVTTKYSDIVQEVNMYELFDEPYQAGLDPQYGSEAHFGIMYDINRPKQNFNLLVNWANK, from the coding sequence ATGCAAATCAGGGGAAACCTTTTAATCACGTCCGTTCTCACACTTTTCTCGGCCAGCGCGATGGCAATCACCATCGGCAAACCTGGTGCGAATAAAGTTATTGATAAAAACCATCTTACGATCGAAGTGAATGGCTCTTGCCAAGCAAATCAGCACGTTCGTGTTGAGGCCTTCGATAGAGCCGGCAGGGCAACAAGCCAAGTTTGGGTCTTTTGTGAGCCCTGGGGCTTTTCAGCGCCACTCAACATCTCATCAATGGCTGACGGCAGTGTTCGTGTCCATGCATTTCAAATTATAAATAATAAAATGCAAGACACCTCAGTCTATATCAATAAGAGCACGGCCGTCGCGCCGACTCCGACTCCGACACCGGTGCCAATAGCGACACCGACGCCAACTCCGGTTGCAAGCTCCGGCAAAATGCTTTGGGGAGTCAACGGTCACGATATCCGCGCGGTTTACCAGCTCAGTCAGTCGGAAGCTGTCTTTAAAATGCTGGCTGCAAAAAATCTGCGCACCTATCGTGTCGATGTGACTTACACGAACACGATTATTCTTGATACTTTGATTCCGCTTTCTAAACAGTACGGTATCAAGCTTCGTCCGATGTTCTATCCGATGACAAAGGATCAGGCTTACAACATCGCAAAGAAATACGGCAAAGATCTTGAGATCATCGAAATCGGTAACGAGCTGAATCTGCAGGGTAAGATAGGAGCCCAAGACCGCATCAACGAAATGATGGAGACATATAAAGGTATCAAGCAGGCAGCGACGGAGCTGGGTATTAATATTAAGACATCCATCAACGTGACGAACTGTAATAGTGATGACACAAGTCCATCGGGCCGTTGCCCCAATGACCGTAACGGGGATATGTGGTTCCTCGATATGGCCAAGGCTTCAGGTTTTAACTTCGATGTCGTGACCTTCCACTACTATCCATGGTACGGCAACAAGGGCTATTGGTTTGATATGTATCTTGGTCAAATGCGGGCAATGGCGACAAAATATAAGGTGCCTATTTACTTGAACGAGACAAACTGTGCAGAAGTGTATCGTGGAAATCAAGACGGCGGCTTTGCCGGCGATAAGGGCTGCTACGACAGTATGAATGAGTTCTTTACGGAAGTAACGACGAAGTATTCAGACATCGTTCAGGAAGTGAATATGTACGAGCTCTTCGATGAGCCTTACCAAGCCGGTCTCGATCCACAGTATGGATCCGAGGCGCACTTTGGCATCATGTACGATATCAATAGACCAAAACAGAATTTCAATTTGCTCGTGAACTGGGCGAATAAGTAA
- a CDS encoding DNA/RNA non-specific endonuclease gives MRTILFLFSFILWAESSLAKIEAVLGNIPLKENTNIVAMPRVSSKEVIISREQYVISYNKERRSPNWVAWKVTADNLGTAARTNRFEQDKELQNYLGKIPNALPAVTPDDYRGSCFDRGHQAPSADRTNSVENNQSTFMMSNMLPQTPYLNRYLWEQVERYTRQLVNEGKTVYVITGPIYDQNFGSIGPKQDIPVPSKMFKIVIVQDGSQRRTFSVIMPNILRNGEAPTNKEDLCKDTATPGDTLTTEWRRYQSNVREIQKEAKIWFTR, from the coding sequence GTGAGAACAATACTATTTCTTTTCTCTTTCATACTCTGGGCAGAGAGCAGTCTTGCAAAAATCGAGGCTGTCCTTGGTAATATTCCCCTGAAAGAAAATACCAATATCGTGGCCATGCCGCGAGTTTCTTCAAAAGAAGTGATTATCTCACGCGAACAATATGTGATCTCCTACAACAAAGAACGTCGCTCGCCGAACTGGGTGGCTTGGAAGGTGACGGCGGATAATCTCGGTACCGCCGCCCGCACCAATCGCTTTGAACAAGATAAGGAATTGCAAAATTACTTAGGCAAAATACCGAACGCTCTACCGGCCGTCACACCGGATGATTACCGCGGCAGCTGTTTTGATCGTGGCCACCAAGCTCCTTCAGCAGATAGAACCAACAGTGTTGAAAACAATCAGTCGACGTTCATGATGAGCAATATGCTGCCCCAGACGCCTTACTTGAATCGCTATCTGTGGGAACAAGTCGAGCGCTATACCCGTCAGCTTGTCAACGAAGGTAAAACCGTTTACGTGATCACAGGCCCGATCTATGATCAGAACTTTGGTTCGATTGGTCCTAAGCAAGACATCCCTGTGCCTTCGAAGATGTTTAAGATTGTGATCGTTCAAGACGGCAGTCAGCGCCGCACGTTCTCGGTGATTATGCCAAACATCTTAAGAAACGGCGAAGCCCCGACGAATAAAGAAGATCTTTGCAAAGATACAGCGACGCCAGGAGATACCCTCACCACCGAATGGCGCCGTTACCAAAGCAATGTCAGAGAGATCCAGAAAGAAGCGAAAATCTGGTTTACCCGCTAG
- a CDS encoding Spy/CpxP family protein refolding chaperone, producing MKFDHRHFGRGPWGHRPHFRRGFRALGILLAIGGIGMMASGCHRSPEEKMTAISETIAYKLDFNDQQKALLADIVGEMKKDFAEEKALRQSMKGDLKSMILADDIDKEKVKTLIKERQARMDSKVDKYLDKVAALHKTLTPEQKKEIVDKIEKMQRHWE from the coding sequence ATGAAATTCGATCACAGACATTTTGGCAGAGGCCCTTGGGGCCATAGACCCCATTTCCGTAGAGGCTTTAGAGCCCTCGGTATTTTACTCGCCATCGGCGGTATCGGTATGATGGCCTCTGGTTGCCACAGATCGCCTGAAGAAAAAATGACAGCGATCAGCGAGACCATTGCCTACAAACTTGATTTCAATGATCAGCAAAAAGCATTGCTCGCAGACATCGTCGGTGAAATGAAAAAAGATTTCGCTGAAGAAAAAGCTCTTCGTCAATCGATGAAAGGTGATTTGAAATCCATGATCCTTGCCGATGATATCGACAAAGAGAAAGTCAAAACACTGATCAAAGAACGCCAAGCGCGCATGGATTCAAAAGTCGACAAGTACCTTGATAAGGTGGCGGCTCTTCACAAAACTCTGACTCCAGAGCAGAAAAAAGAGATCGTCGACAAAATCGAGAAAATGCAGCGTCATTGGGAATAA
- a CDS encoding response regulator transcription factor, which yields MNRIALIDDDHKLGELLKQYFLQFELQITQYTTPSEAFSGLKREKFDAIILDVMLPEMDGFEVCKKIRTFSDLPILMLTARGETSDKVLGLELGVDDYLPKPFESRELVARMKSLIRRYKKPSSAAKLKSGELVLDTQLRAGYLGSENLQLSTHEFELLKLLMTHSGQSLSRDRIMDELRGVDWEAYNRSIDVAISRLRQKLKDPAKDPVFLRTVWGEGYCFIAPVEEIV from the coding sequence ATGAATCGCATAGCACTGATCGATGACGACCACAAATTAGGTGAGCTTTTGAAGCAATACTTTCTGCAATTCGAATTGCAGATCACGCAGTATACGACGCCTTCAGAAGCTTTCTCGGGACTTAAAAGAGAAAAGTTCGATGCGATTATTTTAGATGTGATGCTACCTGAGATGGATGGCTTTGAAGTCTGCAAAAAAATTCGTACCTTCAGCGATCTGCCGATTCTGATGCTCACTGCGCGCGGAGAAACTTCTGATAAAGTTTTAGGTCTTGAACTCGGTGTCGATGATTACCTGCCGAAACCTTTTGAATCGCGCGAGCTTGTGGCACGCATGAAGAGTCTCATTCGTCGCTATAAAAAACCTTCTTCGGCGGCGAAGCTTAAGTCCGGCGAGCTTGTGTTAGATACGCAACTTCGCGCAGGCTATCTCGGCAGCGAGAATCTTCAGCTCAGCACTCACGAGTTTGAATTGTTAAAGTTACTCATGACCCACTCGGGGCAGAGCCTTTCCCGCGATCGCATCATGGATGAACTCCGTGGTGTCGACTGGGAGGCCTACAATCGCAGCATCGATGTGGCGATCAGCCGCCTTCGTCAGAAATTAAAAGATCCCGCAAAAGATCCTGTCTTTTTGCGCACTGTTTGGGGCGAAGGTTACTGCTTCATCGCCCCTGTCGAGGAGATCGTATGA
- a CDS encoding HAMP domain-containing histidine kinase, translating into MRRDRDQRRRDWEHRRHQYREHMEHWKREHPWQHRYFKRYGSRLGPRILIRIFLTFLLTAFVLLGGVFMLSRTLSPDHRLSPAIEKNVVFYLESLQQKLNQSLNEDGIKNFENELKLSARVEGFDRLADQQGLPKFSDLHEQDEKFSDKIAVGHSGGYFFAELKGASPRTVWFVSPREFPRNFTFPFLGIAGFILFILVLSFLTIRWMMLPIKSVLVGVNKVTAGDLRYRIHMRQRGDFQIIGEAFNRMADGLEKMLVAKEQLLRDVSHELRSPLTRVSVAVDLMPDEKLKASIKDDLRKMEDLISQILESYRIKEGVRLQKAPADLCELIENVVGDYEASAPGVKFSSCKDAVVEIDAMQIERVLINLIENAIKYSKPDSSPIVVTLDKSKTDWLIKVRDNGTGISEKDLPHIFEPFYRADAVRTPGKSGFGLGLAIAKSIVEAHQGSLTVSSQLGEGSEFTIRLPADKYD; encoded by the coding sequence ATGAGACGCGACCGCGACCAACGCCGCCGTGACTGGGAACATCGTCGCCACCAATATCGTGAACACATGGAACATTGGAAGCGCGAACATCCATGGCAACATCGCTACTTCAAACGCTATGGCAGCCGCCTAGGCCCGCGCATTCTGATCCGTATCTTTCTGACATTCTTGCTGACAGCCTTTGTCTTGCTAGGCGGAGTGTTCATGCTGAGCCGAACGCTCAGTCCTGATCACCGGCTTTCTCCGGCGATTGAAAAGAATGTCGTGTTCTATCTTGAAAGCCTTCAACAAAAACTCAATCAATCACTGAACGAAGACGGCATTAAGAATTTTGAGAACGAATTAAAACTCTCAGCCCGTGTCGAGGGCTTTGATCGCCTCGCTGATCAGCAGGGTTTGCCAAAGTTTTCGGACCTGCACGAGCAAGATGAAAAGTTTTCGGACAAGATTGCCGTCGGTCACAGTGGCGGCTATTTCTTTGCAGAGCTGAAAGGAGCCTCACCGCGAACGGTGTGGTTTGTTTCTCCGCGCGAGTTCCCACGCAACTTCACTTTCCCGTTTTTAGGCATCGCGGGTTTTATTCTATTTATTCTGGTTTTGAGCTTCCTCACGATCCGCTGGATGATGCTGCCGATTAAGTCCGTTCTCGTCGGCGTCAACAAAGTCACCGCCGGCGATCTTAGGTATCGTATTCATATGCGCCAGCGCGGCGACTTCCAAATTATCGGTGAAGCCTTTAATCGCATGGCCGATGGGCTAGAGAAAATGCTTGTCGCTAAAGAGCAGCTCCTTCGCGACGTGAGCCACGAACTCCGCAGTCCCCTCACTCGCGTGAGTGTCGCCGTTGACTTGATGCCAGATGAAAAGCTCAAAGCTTCCATTAAAGACGATCTTCGCAAGATGGAGGACCTGATTTCGCAGATTCTGGAATCTTACCGCATTAAAGAGGGCGTTCGCCTCCAGAAAGCCCCGGCAGATCTTTGCGAGCTGATTGAAAATGTCGTCGGCGATTATGAGGCTTCAGCTCCCGGTGTGAAGTTCAGTTCTTGCAAAGACGCCGTGGTTGAAATCGATGCAATGCAAATAGAACGCGTTCTGATCAACTTGATTGAAAACGCCATCAAGTATTCTAAGCCTGATTCTTCACCGATTGTGGTGACTCTCGATAAATCAAAAACTGATTGGCTTATCAAAGTCCGCGACAATGGCACTGGTATTTCTGAAAAAGATCTGCCGCATATCTTTGAGCCTTTCTACCGTGCTGACGCTGTTCGTACGCCTGGCAAATCCGGCTTTGGGTTGGGCCTTGCCATAGCAAAAAGCATCGTAGAAGCGCATCAAGGAAGCCTGACAGTCTCGAGCCAGCTCGGAGAAGGATCTGAATTCACGATCCGCCTGCCTGCTGACAAATATGACTAA
- a CDS encoding class I SAM-dependent methyltransferase — MKKAQKNWWKSFFKPITGEVMFKSREGKQTAMEVDEVLRQAKIKEPCSVLDLACGEGRHSIELAKRGFDVIGLDYTKSFLDVAEIRAKVNKLEIGFIRGDMKETSKYFEKNSFDLVVSLYNSFGFFDKRSDDFRVIKEVSKVLKPGGFFVINTINGDGAKHRLAKPLNAGYEISKNVFMIDQANLDFKKMRTQSHWTIIDARTKKTEITRGSFSQNVYSHKEMKAMLKKAGFRVVNTWGVLQGGKFDEKTSWHQTVIAQKIAKK, encoded by the coding sequence ATGAAAAAGGCGCAAAAAAACTGGTGGAAAAGCTTCTTTAAACCAATTACCGGCGAGGTGATGTTTAAATCCCGCGAGGGCAAACAGACGGCGATGGAAGTCGACGAGGTTTTGCGCCAAGCTAAGATTAAAGAACCCTGCTCAGTGCTGGATCTTGCCTGCGGTGAAGGCCGTCACTCGATCGAGCTTGCAAAGCGCGGCTTTGATGTCATTGGTCTTGATTACACGAAGAGCTTCCTCGATGTGGCAGAGATCCGCGCGAAAGTGAACAAGCTTGAGATCGGTTTTATTCGCGGCGATATGAAAGAGACTTCAAAGTATTTCGAAAAGAACAGCTTCGATCTCGTTGTGTCTTTGTATAACAGCTTTGGCTTCTTTGATAAACGCAGCGATGATTTCCGCGTGATTAAAGAAGTGAGCAAAGTTTTAAAGCCTGGCGGTTTCTTCGTGATTAACACGATCAACGGCGACGGCGCAAAACACCGTCTCGCGAAACCATTGAATGCCGGCTATGAAATCAGCAAAAACGTTTTCATGATCGACCAAGCAAATCTCGATTTTAAAAAAATGCGCACGCAGTCTCACTGGACAATCATTGATGCACGCACAAAGAAAACCGAGATCACCCGTGGTTCATTCAGCCAGAACGTATACTCGCACAAAGAAATGAAAGCGATGCTGAAGAAAGCGGGCTTCCGCGTCGTCAATACGTGGGGAGTTCTCCAGGGCGGAAAATTTGACGAAAAGACTTCTTGGCACCAAACGGTGATTGCTCAGAAGATCGCGAAAAAATAA
- a CDS encoding group II truncated hemoglobin: MTAYEQLGGEEVLRKLTQRFYEIMDTVEDFKELRAMHPGNIQGSEEKLFMFLSGWLGGPNLFMEKYGHPRLRARHMPFKIDKEARNQWVMCIVQAFDDVKIGEPLRTELLHSLLKLADHMRNVQEAT, from the coding sequence ATGACAGCTTACGAACAACTCGGCGGAGAAGAAGTTCTCCGCAAACTCACTCAGCGCTTTTACGAAATCATGGACACCGTCGAAGACTTCAAAGAACTTCGCGCCATGCATCCGGGGAACATTCAGGGCTCTGAAGAGAAACTTTTTATGTTCCTTTCAGGCTGGCTGGGTGGACCGAATCTGTTCATGGAAAAGTACGGCCATCCCCGTCTGCGGGCTCGCCACATGCCGTTTAAAATCGACAAAGAGGCCCGCAATCAGTGGGTTATGTGCATAGTTCAAGCTTTTGATGATGTGAAAATTGGCGAGCCTCTACGCACAGAGCTTCTGCATTCCCTGCTCAAGCTCGCCGACCACATGAGAAACGTTCAAGAAGCAACGTGA
- a CDS encoding thioesterase translates to MLKKMPNSSGAKRLILFHHAGGGGGQYFPSLKPFTSKYEIYCMDLPGRFLRLDEPPFTSMTELLTAMKENILALPPLPTYFLGHSFGALVAYALAWELQGNIDLRGLGLSALRGSSPESRLGHERLSTMTDTDLVNEIEKFQELPAIVKREPTFLTMTLRALRNDFSVMASFHNPHRQEKLAVPTLVFGGTDDPQVSLQGLSEWQNLVEAKKNPLLFTGDHFYIFSQMPGVLGELLKL, encoded by the coding sequence GTGCTTAAAAAGATGCCAAATTCATCAGGGGCGAAGAGGCTTATCCTGTTTCATCACGCCGGCGGCGGTGGCGGCCAGTACTTTCCGTCTTTAAAGCCGTTTACTAGCAAATATGAAATCTATTGCATGGATCTGCCCGGCCGCTTCCTGCGCCTGGATGAACCCCCGTTCACTTCGATGACAGAGCTATTGACTGCGATGAAAGAAAACATCCTCGCACTTCCGCCGCTGCCCACGTATTTCTTGGGTCATAGTTTCGGCGCGCTCGTCGCTTATGCTTTGGCGTGGGAACTTCAGGGGAACATCGATCTTCGCGGTCTGGGACTTTCGGCACTCCGCGGATCTTCTCCAGAAAGCCGCTTAGGTCACGAACGCCTCAGCACCATGACGGATACAGATCTTGTAAATGAAATTGAAAAGTTTCAGGAGCTACCAGCGATTGTAAAACGTGAACCGACGTTTCTGACGATGACCCTGCGGGCTCTTCGCAATGATTTCTCGGTGATGGCGAGTTTTCATAATCCGCATCGCCAGGAAAAGCTCGCGGTCCCGACTTTGGTTTTCGGCGGCACGGACGATCCGCAGGTCTCTTTACAGGGTTTGAGCGAATGGCAAAACCTCGTGGAGGCGAAAAAAAATCCCCTGCTCTTCACAGGGGATCATTTTTATATCTTTTCTCAGATGCCCGGAGTCTTGGGCGAGTTGCTTAAGCTCTAA